GCCatctagaattttattttatccaaaggacactaagTTGCATTTGAACTTCTGTAGATGAGGTAAATAAGCCGAACTGTGCTCATGTAATTTGCTGTGTAAGAGACATCCACACCATACTCACTCAAAAAATGAGCCTGTGCAGATCACTGGTTTGATTAGAAGATATGCATTGTTAGAGAAAGTCCCTGCATATCACTTAATGACTTTAGACTTTAGAAAAAAACGCCGTTTTTATGTAATGCTGACCCTTCCTCATCAATCTCCCATCTTAGCCTCTGCCATTACTTTTACATCTCTCAGAAACAATTCTTCTACCCCTTGTCATCAAAGTCTGAAGAGGTAGAGGTTcatgaagagacagagatggtgTACATTCTACCAAAATAATCAAAATGTGAATTACTACAGCTTAGTATAAAAGCCACATACTTTCAGACTTAAAAATCCAAATGTATATCGGAAAGAACAGTATTATATTGTAACTGTCTGTGCATCTGCTTTTATCTGTTTGTATAATATGAACATTCACTTTAAGTTAGTATAAATCATTTCTCATAGAAGCTATGGGAGGCTGTGATATATTATTCCCCACCattgtatttttatattatatatatttacaaactaTCTGTGTTGCCATCTTAATAAATGGTTAAATCCTTGAATTTGTAATAACTAGGTCGCATTAGAAATCTtgaatcagggagtcaggcggtagcgcagtgggttaagcgcacatggcgcaaagcgtaaggactggcataaggatcccggctctccacctgcaggggagtcgcaagtctgcaggtgtctgggtgcccccctcccccgtcttcccctctgctctccatttctgtctgtccatctgtcctgtccaacaacaacagcagtaacaacaacaataataactactacaacaacaaaaatacagcaagggcaacaaaagggaaaataaataaaaaaaataataaaaaaggaaagaaatcttgAATCAAAAACTTACAAGTCATCTACTTACTATTGACTACTAGATATTTTAACATGAATTACATTTCTTTCAGGATGCATTATTTATGGCTTCTTATTAAGTTAAACAACTATGAAACTAAAGTAGATCTGAAAATCATTCAAATTATGTTGACAACAGCACCACTTCTCCTACATTTATTTCTGAGTCCTGACTGTGGTTGGAACTGATACCAGTATCTGAGTCCGTGTCATTTATATACACAGTGGATACTCTTTGAGTCAAGGGAGTGATTTCCTCATTGCTGTTGGAAACTTCAGGTTCCTTCCCGCTGTTTTCTTTCAGCTGGCATGCATCTTTGTTGCTAATATGAAGTGTGCTGAACTCCTTGGCTAAGAGTTCATATTCCTTCGCTTTCATCTGAAGCAATGAGTCACTATATTTAATCTCCTTCTGGATGCCGCTCAAATGAGAGTGGATTTTCAAGCCATCATTCATGCTTTTCTCCAAATCACACTTAACACTTTCTAAATGAGAGCTTTCAAGTTCACTTGTGGCTGCCCCTTCTGCATCTTCGTTGTTCTCAGTGCAAACACTTTTTACCTCTTCTTCTATTTCAGCAGAGAGCTTGTCAATGAGCATTCTATAATATGTTAGTCGTTCTTCCAGCTGTACAATCCCATCACTTTTACTGAGGTCCTCCAGAATCTGGCTTTCATCACACTGCAAATAGAGCTTTTGTTCAACTTCACTTAAACTGGGCATTAAGTAGGCATCCTGAACATAGTTTTCGCCATCATTTTCTACCCGGTCAAGGTGGAATTTAGCTTCACACTTTTCAATTTCCAGATCCAGTTCTTTCATTCTCTTGACTTGTTGGTGAATAGTATGATCCTGGGAAATAATCAGATGAACTAATGTTTCCATACTATCTCGATCATGGGAAACAGTGTCCTGCTTAATTTTAGCCAGTTTCCGGAACGTTTTTTTGACTATCCTCTTTTGTTTGTCTGGTGGTAACGTCTTCATATAATTTGCTGGGCTAAGCTCCCACAATCTTTCTGTGTTTTGCACCAGTTTGGCTTCTGCTGTCCTCCACAAAGGAACAGGAAGAAAGGCATCTGTTTTAACCAAAACAAACTGCATATTGGGCTGCTCATCTCCCCAAGCCTTCCAAAGCTTCAGGATTCGCGTCAGTGGAGGAAGAGCCCTTTCTGAGCCTCTCCACTTTTCTATGATGCAATAATCACTGGGCTTCCCGAGAAGAAATCGTTTCTCTCCAAATGTAGTCTCGTGTTCCTCAAGCAAAGCCTGGATGACATCAGCAGAAGTGGTGCGTTTCGTCAACCCACAAACAATTTTCTCTTCTTGGCAAACCCAAACCACAATTTCCTTCTCTTCTGAATCCATGTCTTTAGTTGGAgatctaaaagaaaaacaaagcacatTATATTTCTGTCATCAGTTGTGTAAACTCAGAAAGGTGGTTTAAATTTAATACCCATTCTAGATTTTTACCCTTAGTGCAAGATGTTTTGAGGCTGAGACAACATATGAATCAGTTATGCtgcaaggaaaaaatatatattttgaagcTTTGAGAGCATTTCAGTAGACTTTTTATTCTTAGCATGTTACAGAAAGAACAAACAGTCATCAAAGACAAGCAAATTCACATTCTGCCTACAATTAGAAATGCAAGATTTAAGAAAATAACCAAAATGGAGGCCAAAAGCAAAAAAAGGAGGggttgaaaaaataaaactgatattTCTGAAGTCTTAGGATTGGAGGGCCATAGAAGCATATATAGGAATTATGGGATGATATTGGTTGGGAAAAGTCCATTATTCAAAAtggtaatttttttcatttggcAAAGTTTCACTATATACCAACCATGATAAGAGTGTTTGAAGATGCTAAAGATACAGAcaaaaacaaggaagaaaaaagaatcataTACTAATGTTTCAGGTATATCATTATATAATGGTAAATGCTAAGAAGAGAATTTAACAGGATAGGGCTAGGGAGTAAACATAATGGTTTCATAAACCACTTTAAtgactgaggctttgaggtctcgggttcaatccccagcatcacttattttttttcttgttagagTATTTCTGTTATCCTGCTCTATTTCCAGGTTGAGAGACATATTAGTAGTTTTAGGTTTGtgacacaaaaaaaaaagtctacacaTTCTTCAGTCAAGCTATAGCAGTGAAAGAGTGGACAAAAAAGATCAGGGGATCCTTTTGAGTAGCTGAatcataataatgatgatgatggtatATATAGCAATACGCCAGCACTTCCATGACTCTAAAATTTAGTTGTGATCCCTGTTGTCATAGAACAGTGAAGTCGTTACATACTAATGGTTTGTCGGGGAGCTCTGCTAGTGTTTAGCTAATGTGGATAATATAACACTGATGGTATAATGCATAATCAGTTATTTTCACTTTGTATATAAGAAAACTGGTCCCTTCATTAGTAACTTCACAGTCTGACTATTTCCAAACCTTTATTTTAgtattgtttgtttctttttttttgttttttttaatatttattttatttattcccttttgttgcccttgttgttttattgttgtagttattattgttgttgtcgttgttggataggatagagagaaatggagagaggaggggaagacagagaggaggagagaaagatagacacctgcagacctgcttcaccgcctgtgaagcgactcccctgcaggtggggagctggggttcaaaccgggatccttatgccggtccttgtgctttgcgccacctgcgcttaacccgctgggctacagcccgactccctgtttgtttctttaactctgccctaaatgtttatttttctttggatagtttgttttttcttaaaaatatttttattaatttatttaataaaagaaatacaacaagcaagagagagagagctagagaaagaaagcaagcggagcactgctcatctctggctgacaGTAGTGCTGAAGTGCTGAACCCCGAAACTtagaagctcaggcatgaaaatcttttgtataacttaTGATACCTTCCGAGACCATGGTcagttatttctaaatatttttaggaATTTTTACAACCACCATCAAACCAAATAATTATCAAATAAGTTCTGTCATTTGACTGAACATGTTTAAACATAATAACCATTCATTAGTGAACTTGGTTAATAAATCTTCCATACCTGATATTAGCTTCATCATGTTTAAGTTCTTCTTGCTGTCATGactagaaaaatggaaaaaacataACTGGGTTTCTACCCATTCATTTGACCAACATTGGTGAATAATTCCCTCAGTGGGTGGCACCTTCATAGAAGTGCAGGCAATATAGAGGCAGGTAGGATTTATGAATATTTCTGGCTTTCTGTGAGCAACAATGCTAAAATTGAGTTGGGGACAATTTAGTGTCCATTCTCACAATTTCTTATTAAATTAGTGGCTCATGAAATGATACCTGTATCATTCcattaatgttttaaaaacatagaaataaattacaaaataagTTATCAAATTTAGACCAATTTAAGCTTTTTAAACATTACTTATTAGAAGTACTTGTTTTTTTTTGGagtctcattgatttgatctccatactctggtttctcttctttttaaaacaggaaagatatatatatatatatatatcttccttgATCAGATACCTATGAAAACCTGATTTCCTGATGTAACTAAACTTTAACACTAGAACTGACACTAACTAGAGTGGTCCCTTCTGAACCTCTGGGCATTTACCTTCTGATAAATGTAATGTAATCACATCTATACAGAACAAAGGCTTGAAATACAATTGTAGACTAGATCAATCTAGATAAAGTGTTATGTTACATCATATAGTATAACAGACAATTCTTACTTATTGATTCaaatatagaaattgagaaatagggagttgggctgtaacaTAGAAGGCTAAGAGCAGGtgcctcaaagcacaaggaccggcgtaaggatcctggttcgagccccggctccccacctgtaggggagtcgcttcacaagtggtgaagcaggtctgcaggtgtctatctttctctccctctctctgtcttctccctcctctctccatttctctctgtcctatccaacgacaacaataataactacaacaataaaacaacaagggcaacaaaaggggaataaataaataaaataaaatattaaaaaaaagaaattgagaaatgtaGCCTCCAAACCTACATGCATTTTATGTCtgagttgtttgtttattttactgtgtttttgtttgtatgtATATGGGGGTTGGTAACATTGATATTAGATTTTAAACAACCCAGAGTACATGCCACAATCCGATGAAAGCTGAAATGCTGTATAAACTAAATTCATAAAATTCTATTTctcaagggctgggtggtagtgcaacgggttaaacgcacatggcgccaagcacaaagactggcataaggatctgggttcaagcccctggctcccccaggtGCAGGGGATGTCATTtcgtgggcagtgaagcaggtgtctatgtttctttccccctctgccttcccattctctctcgatttctctctgtgctgtccaacaacaacaataataacaacaataatgataaacaacaaaggaaacaaaagggaaaaaaatagcctccaggagcagtgggttcatagtgcaggcactgagccccagcgataaccctagaggaaaaaaaattccatttctcagtaattaactttttttttctattcttaaagatttgtttgtttatacatTTTAGCCATAGgtgtagagacagaggcagagagagtgaaagagactttggcactgaagcttccttgagagcagtgggggctgggtcctacatatggcaaaacagttaactataaagatttatttattttgattttttacatGTGAGAGAGTTACACATGctgtggaaagaaagagagaggcaagccagGGCACCACTCTTGTACATGTTGCGCCAGATTGAACTGgaaacctcaggtatgaatgtcCAATATTTTACCAGTCGGGCAATTTCTTCAGTTACTCAGtaattcacttttcttttcttttcttcttttatcccATACCTTAATTCCATTTATAAATACGTTCATTGTTAGAGTATTActatgctttttttccttttcaatttccaaTACTTTGTCCTTTTTCCAGTGATCTAGCACAAATTAAAACTGGTTTTCTACATATCTGAAATCTGTTGGCTGTTATTTACAAATTCTAAAAAGTTACTTGTGACTTTCATTTTAGATATTGTCTGGTTTGCAgcatccttgatttttttttcaaattgtagtttcacaaggagagagagagagagagagagagagagagagagggagatggagtaCCACTCTAGTCCACTGTACCAATTACTGAATGGGGgtacatcaggcatgaaagtccagtgccttcatttttttttgttgtgctattattttatgtatattggtggttgatatatatttttcctatatttCAGATGGGCCAGAGAACATACTGCAAACACATAAAGGCTGAAAACTTCTAGAACTTAAATTGACAACATCCCATATTTTAACAGTTTCACACCTACACAATTCCACCGCTCCTATTGaactcatttttttcctcttttcccacttaagggagagacagaggaccaGAGATACCACGGCACCGTGACAACACTCATGAAGCATGGTGGCTGGGGGCTAGATCCTGGGTTATTTGTGGTAAGACGTGCATTTTACCTCCTAAGCCATCTCCCAACCATACAACATCTTGATTCAAAGAgctcatatatatatgacaataaTCACTACCATCCCCATTATACAGATGAAGGGatttaaataaagaaagcagAGTTTGCTTCAAGTCACAAAACTAGAAAGTAAATGTGTTTTACAACTCTGACTTTAGGCAACTCTGGTAGACTCTGGCTATAAAACTCATAAATTACAATAGGCAGAAATCTGTCAGATTATCAGCTATCAAATACTCCtcaatttataaaattacattttcAAAGATTATTTGTTATATAAATCACTGGAAACTCCAACAAAAATGAATGCTCCACCTGGAACAGTCCATTAAAATCAGGGTTTGAATGCTTTTGGGCAAAGTAACATTTTTCTCCTTCAAGTCTGTCATCCTAACATTTGAGCATACAGTGGTATAATACAAAGTATTGAGAGAGTTCTATGAGTCTGTGTTATAGAGAGAATAAGGACAAAGGAATTGATGTTATTGTTCATAGGGATGGTGTTTACAGCATTATTAATTATGACACTAAGTTTCTCATGCAACTAGTTTGTCTTGTTGCTTAATGTGCTTCTGTTTAAAATTTATAATTACAGGGATCAGGGCCGGGCGGTAGCTTGTGCTTGACTCAAAGCACAAgttccggcttaaggatcccagttcaagctcaggctccccacctgcgggggggtggcatgggagatcgcttcacaggtggtgaagtaggtctgcaggtgtctttctttcctcctgtctgtcttcccctcctctctcaatttctctctgtcctacccaacaatgataaacaacaagggcaacaaaaggggaaaaaatggcctccaggagcagtggatttgtagtgcaagcaccgagagCCCCGTCAAgaaccctggagacacacacacacacacacacacacacacacaattacaaactatagaaaattaatttatagagagaaagggagagagaaacagagacacttgcagcactacatAAGAGCTTGTAAAGCTATTCCCTAcccactgcaggaggggactggggatttgaagccAGAGCCTGAGTTTTTACTAAAAGTCAAAAGACAATGGGGGTGAAGTGGTGGCTTGAGGACAACACCTGGCTGACtctacacaagaaaaaaaaacacctcggGATTCCAAGTGAAAGCAGGATTTCCAGGATAGTAGGAAAGAAACCAGAGGAAAGGACAAAAAGGAACCACATGGAATATTATAAGTGATCTATAAATTGCAAAAGgatgctgaaaaggacaaaggaatacGGAGTGGtgccaccacattccagatgctaccataacgccAACCTGATGTCACTGGGCAGGCGACACCtccccaatgtatcctggaaccgcaactccccagagccccaccccactaaggaaagatagaaacaggctgggggtatggatagacctgttaacacccaggtccagcagagaagtaatgacagaagccagatcttccactttctgcaccccataaagatctataGGAAACCTTACGGTGGAAGGGAtgaaatatggaactctggtggtaggaactgtatggaactgaaccccttatcccacaatcttgtcagtcattattaaattattaatttaaaaaagtaaaaaaaaagaaaattcatttatACAGAGAAGAAAATCTATAATGGTAGATTTCCATTTATatctaatattttaatttcttctccaGATCATTAATATTAATTGTTTGTGAATATTTGCAAAAGTATATATGAGCCAATGagctaaaaaggaaagaaggcaggcaaGAAcggaggacaaagaaaggaagaaagaaagaagtgaagaaaggaaataaaagaagagtgAAGGAGAatcactgaaagaaagaaagactggcaGATTGCTGCTACAAGTAGTGGAGTTCTCATGTAAGCACTGTGCCTGATGTGATAACtctaatgaaataagtaaagtttatcaaataagaaaaggaaTAAGAGTTTTGAAAATTATGCATATGTACTTAGTGGGTTATTAGACAAAAATAGTTAAATTACTTTCATTATTTAGTGCAGAGAAGGGGGTGGTGATTTTAGTATTTATATTGAACTTGCCACAGtagtttatattattttaaaaatatttgccatCATACCCTGGACCTCTAGGGTCTCAAACATGTAAGTCTAGtacactatctccccattccACAATATTTTTTCACCTGTTTCAACtagctatttttatatttaagtttGCAGTATTATGACTGTTTATTTAAAAGAGGCATTCTGGGAGCTGgaggatagcacagcaggttaagcacacatggcacaaagcacaagggcaggcataaggatctgggtttcagcctccagctctccacctgcagggggtcgcttcgcaagtggtctgcaggtgtctatctttctctcctcctttctgtcttcccctcctctctcgatttctctttgtcctatccaacaacagctatgacaacaataacaactacaacaagggcaacaaaatgggggagaaaaaataaataattctttaaaaataattataaacgtTGCTCTAGAGATGACACATGGCATAGtgtgcggctacagacagactatgacccacatagtcaacgactgccacctctccagattcaaaggaggtctcgaaactttacatcaggctcaacctgacgctgttgactggcttcggaagaagggcaaatgctagaagaagaagaagaagaagaagaagaagaagaagaagaagaagaagaagaggaagaggaagaggaagaggaagaggaagaagaagaagaagaagaagaagaagaagaagaagaagaagagaagaagaatagTGTGGGAGCCTCAAGTTTGAGgtcgtgagttcaatccccagctctggttctccctttctcacaggtgaataaataaatcttttctaaaaaaacaaaaaagtattaTTAATATGGTCTCACACATGAGAATGCTTTTAACCTttccctgattttttaaaaatatttatttattcccttttgttatagttattattgttgttgttactgatgtcgttgttggataggacagagagaaatggagagaggaggggaaggcagagagggggagagaaagatagacacctgcagatctgcttcaccgcctgtgaagcgactcccctgcaggtggagggatcCTTTACactcgtccttgcgctttgcgccacgtgcgcttaacccgctgcgctatcgcggactccctcctttctctgaTTTATAATTATCTAATTCTGATTTTGATTGTACTTATGAGGTGTATTCCATGGAGGGAAATTTGATTATTTTTGACAACTCATCATTTAGATTTtgtctttttataaaatatatgtcaGAAAATTAATATCTATttgttcttaatatttatttgtagAACCAGCATCTTGGCCAGATGTGATTTCACAGCTTCAGACCACTCTTTCAttcagataggcagagagagtgaaaaatatGACAGCACTAAGGCCACCACCAAAGTTACAGCACCTTCCATGTGATGTCAAGGTTCAAACTTGGACCACTCATATCAAGACACATGGCAGACAGGGAAGCCCCTTGAAAGTTCTCAACAACATCTACTTTCCTCACAGACACTTGCTCATATTTATGAAATGACACTGGCAATTTAATATGGAATTTTGTGTATTACTCTCCTGTCAACTAAGAAACTGAAAAGATTGCATTAttgataggtgttttttttttttctcttagagaTTTCTTTATATTcatggcagagagagacagagaccaatagcagagcattgctctgctctggcataaGTTGGTGCCAAGGGTTGGAGCAGGGAACCTCTGGGGAACTAGTCATGCAAGGCTAGTGCATTGTTTTCCCAAGTctgataattaattttaaatacacAAAAAAGTACCTAATGTGAATTACAATGTGCTTGTAACTACAAGCACAATATCCATGCAATCAAATATTTCTTCAACAAATTTCCACTGGGtaacttaaaaaacatttttttaaactttatttggacagagatggaaaaaaaattgagagggaagggggtgatagttagagagtcagacacctgaagcattgcttcaccactcatgaagcttctcccctacaggtggagagcagggacttgaccctggggccttgtgcaatctaatgtgtgcatttagccaggtgcaccaccatccggccccctccACTGGTAACTTAGCATACACAAAAAATTAAGAGATAAATCAGCTATTTAAATTTTGAAGTTTTACTAAAGCAAAATCTTTTCttactggtttgtttgtttttgccaccagagatTTTCTGGGGTTTCATGCCTGTGTGATCACACTgctcctcctttttttgtttgtttgttttttagttaaaTTGGAAGAatcagagaagaagagacagataagaaaagaaacatcACAGTATTGATCCTCTAGTCAGGAATTTTcctctgtgcatggtgctccggttcttgagcccaagtccttacACTTGCTAAAGTATTCATTCTACCAGGCGAGTTATCTTACagcctcataaaaataaaattttacaaccAGAGCATTatacataaatatacatttatattcaGTGTGAAAGCtgagaaaaacaaatataaatggatATGAGCTGGGCACCTCTATTTAGATGTCTAGAGGAAAAAGACAGAAGTCAGAGCAAAGGGAAATAATAGGCAATGTTTATAGTCCCCATTAAATTTTAACAGAAATTTTATGTATGTAAATTATCAGGAGAAATACTTCCTATTGAGCCTATTCTCTCTTCTAGTTTTTCATAACAAGAGTGCCACTCAGTTCtaaggtggtactgaggattgaaggAGGTACCTCAGTGccccaggcatgagtcttttgcata
This portion of the Erinaceus europaeus chromosome 7, mEriEur2.1, whole genome shotgun sequence genome encodes:
- the RASSF9 gene encoding ras association domain-containing protein 9, with protein sequence MAPFGKNLLKTRHKNRSPTKDMDSEEKEIVVWVCQEEKIVCGLTKRTTSADVIQALLEEHETTFGEKRFLLGKPSDYCIIEKWRGSERALPPLTRILKLWKAWGDEQPNMQFVLVKTDAFLPVPLWRTAEAKLVQNTERLWELSPANYMKTLPPDKQKRIVKKTFRKLAKIKQDTVSHDRDSMETLVHLIISQDHTIHQQVKRMKELDLEIEKCEAKFHLDRVENDGENYVQDAYLMPSLSEVEQKLYLQCDESQILEDLSKSDGIVQLEERLTYYRMLIDKLSAEIEEEVKSVCTENNEDAEGAATSELESSHLESVKCDLEKSMNDGLKIHSHLSGIQKEIKYSDSLLQMKAKEYELLAKEFSTLHISNKDACQLKENSGKEPEVSNSNEEITPLTQRVSTVYINDTDSDTGISSNHSQDSEINVGEVVLLST